CGATCGCCGTGGCGAGTCCAAAGGGCACGACAACCGTGGCGGCCGATGAGCAGCCACGACCGGATACCACGCTCGCGGGCCTGGCGCGGCTCAAGCCGGTGTTTACGGAGGACGGGACGATCACCGCCGGGAATGCCCCGGGGGTCAATGACGGCGCCACCGCCATCCTGCTGATGAGTGCTGCGGAGGCGAAGCGCCGGAACCTGCCGCCGCTGGCCCAGTGGCTCGCCTACGGCGAGTCCGCGGCCGATACGCCCTACCTCGCGACCGTGCCGGCGTCGTCCATCCATGCGGCGCTAAAGAAGCTCGGCTTGCGCGTCGGCGACATGAGCCTCTTCGAGATCAACGAGGCCTTTGCCGCGGTGGCGTGTACCGCCATGGACCTGCTCGGGATCGATGAGCAGCGGGTCAACGTCGATGGCGGTGCGCTCGCGATCGGCCATCCCATCGGCGCTTCCGGCGCGCGCATCCTGATGCACCTGGTCTATGCGCTGCGCCAGCGGGGCGGCGGTTACGGCGCGGCCGGCATCTGCTCGGGGATGGCCCAAGGCGAGGCCACCATCGTCCGCGTGAACTCCGGCCCGCCGGCCGACGCGAGCGGCGCGTAGTGCCATGCGAGCGTTTGAGGCGTAACTAATGGATCTGTCCCTCAGCCCTGAACAGGAGGAGATCCGCAAGCTGGCTCGGGATTTCGCCGAGCGCGAGGTCAAGCCGCGCGCCGAGGCGATCGACCACAATAGCGAGTTCCCGCGGGACCTGGTCGACAAGGCCGCCAAGCTCGGCCTGCTCGGCATCCTGGTCCCCGACGCGTATGGTGGTGCCGGGCTCGACCACCTGTCCTTCGCGATCTTCGTCGAGGAAGTCGCGCGCTTCTGCGCCAGCACGGCGGTGATCCTCGACGTTCACACCTCGGTCGGCACCGAGCCCATCGTCCTCTTCGGTTCGGAGGAGCAGAAGGGGCGTTGGTTGCCCGACCTGGCGCAGGGGAGGAAGCTCGCGGCCTTCGCGCTGACGGAGCCCGAAGCCGGCTCCGATGCCGCGCATCTCAAGACGACGGCGGTCCTTAGCGACCGCGGCTACCTCCTGAACGGCACCAAGATTTTCATCACCAACGCCGGCGAAGCGGGACTGTACGTCGTCATGGCGTCGACAAAGCCGGGGTCCGGCGCGGAGGGCATCACCGCGTTCCTGGTGGGCGGCGACAATCCGGGCCTGAAGGTCGGACCAAAGTTCAAGAAGATGGGCCTGAACGGCTCGGCCATCGCGGAGGTGTACCTGGAGAACTGCGTCGTCGAGGACGCTGATCGCCTCGGTGATGAAGGCCAGGGCTTCCGCATCGCGATGCGGGCACTCGACAGCGGAAGGATCGGCATCAGCGCCCAGGCGGTCGGGCTCGCCCAGGGCGCCCTCGACGACGCCGTCGCCTACGCGAAGGAACGC
This genomic stretch from Candidatus Dormiibacterota bacterium harbors:
- a CDS encoding acetyl-CoA C-acetyltransferase is translated as MEDVVLVAAARTPFGKLGGGLSTLTAPELGASVIKEVLNRAHVDGADVDQVIMGTVITAGMGQIPARQAAIQAGLPTSVPALTVNKVCASSLKAVNLAALLIRNGDADAVVAGGMESMSQAPYLLEKARFGYRLGDGALVDSMVRDGLIDPANGCHMAVEGSNVAKEFEVSRERQDEYAYDSQQRYARALKAGSFKGELIPIAVASPKGTTTVAADEQPRPDTTLAGLARLKPVFTEDGTITAGNAPGVNDGATAILLMSAAEAKRRNLPPLAQWLAYGESAADTPYLATVPASSIHAALKKLGLRVGDMSLFEINEAFAAVACTAMDLLGIDEQRVNVDGGALAIGHPIGASGARILMHLVYALRQRGGGYGAAGICSGMAQGEATIVRVNSGPPADASGA
- a CDS encoding acyl-CoA dehydrogenase family protein; amino-acid sequence: MDLSLSPEQEEIRKLARDFAEREVKPRAEAIDHNSEFPRDLVDKAAKLGLLGILVPDAYGGAGLDHLSFAIFVEEVARFCASTAVILDVHTSVGTEPIVLFGSEEQKGRWLPDLAQGRKLAAFALTEPEAGSDAAHLKTTAVLSDRGYLLNGTKIFITNAGEAGLYVVMASTKPGSGAEGITAFLVGGDNPGLKVGPKFKKMGLNGSAIAEVYLENCVVEDADRLGDEGQGFRIAMRALDSGRIGISAQAVGLAQGALDDAVAYAKERKQFGKPIAELQAIQNKLADIAVKIRAARWMTWKAAALCDAGLPFTKEASMAKLFATDAAMDITLDALQVFGGYGYLEEYPMARRVRDAKACQIYEGTNQVQRIVIARELERA